The Phacochoerus africanus isolate WHEZ1 chromosome 9, ROS_Pafr_v1, whole genome shotgun sequence genomic sequence TGTGCACTAGGCAGCCAAACATGAGTTCACTAACAAGGGGTCCAGGACATCAGAActtggaaaggagagagaatcAGGAGCCCCTGGGCTGATCTTTAGTTCCTCCAAAAACCATGCAGGTCAAGGACACCAGGTCAACCACATAGAGCAGCAGGTTGGTGGCTGTCAGGATGGCCACAGCCAGTCTTTGGTCCCAGGTGCACAAGTAGTAGGTGAGCCCTTCACTGCAGCTCATATCCCTAGACTTCTGGGGCTGGCTGTCCACCTTCTCATCAAACTGGTAGAGAGGCCAGAGCACCAGTGCGCTGGCGTAGAGGAGGACGGAGAGCAGGGTGAGCCCCAGCTGGAAAATGGGGAAGGGGATGGGCAGGCTGTTGTCCCAGTTACACCAGTTCAGCAGGAGGGCCATGACAGCCAGAAGGAAACAGATGGCATACACGGCCACGCACCACACCAGGGCCGGCTGGTGCTGGTACAGGAGGGGGCTGCTGATGAAGGCGAAGATGACACAGGCCATGAAAATCTCCAGCCCCTTGAACAGGCCTGGCACCGTGGCCATGTAGCCGGTGATTAAACCCAGCCAGATCCAGGTCCAGGCCcaggccacttccatggcataagCCAGTGAAGCGATGCAGGAGAATGCAGTGGCTGCAATAGCATGATCCTGGGAGCGGCCAGGAGGGAAGAACCAGATGTAAGAGGTGAGGTAAATGATGGAGGCCGAGATGCAGAAGAGGGCAGCATAGCAGGTGTAGGTGATGAGAAAGTTGAACCAGGAGAAGGGGAAGTGAGACTGGAGCCCACATAATTCAACTATGAGGATGAAGATGGTCATGGTGGAGCAGAAGCACCAGATGAACATGGACCAGTTACTTACGGCCCCCATCCAGGTGCCCATGCTGGCCACCAGG encodes the following:
- the LOC125136477 gene encoding myeloid-associated differentiation marker-like: MGTWMGAVSNWSMFIWCFCSTMTIFILIVELCGLQSHFPFSWFNFLITYTCYAALFCISASIIYLTSYIWFFPPGRSQDHAIAATAFSCIASLAYAMEVAWAWTWIWLGLITGYMATVPGLFKGLEIFMACVIFAFISSPLLYQHQPALVWCVAVYAICFLLAVMALLLNWCNWDNSLPIPFPIFQLGLTLLSVLLYASALVLWPLYQFDEKVDSQPQKSRDMSCSEGLTYYLCTWDQRLAVAILTATNLLLYVVDLVSLTCMVFGGTKDQPRGS